The following nucleotide sequence is from Candidatus Zixiibacteriota bacterium.
CCCATCATCCCCGACATCCTCTGCAACGCGGGCGGCGTCACCGTGTCATACTTCGAATGGGTGCAGGACCGCATCGGCTACTTCTGGGACGAGGACGAAGTCAACCGCCGCCTTGCGCTGATCATGAACCGCTCCTTCGCCGACGTCCTGAACACATCGCTCGAATACAAGACCACGCTCCGCGTCGCCGCTTTCATGCTCGCCATCCGCCGCGTCAGCGAGACGATTCTCGCGCGGGGGTTGTATGCGTGAGGGCGCAATGTGTCAGTTGAGCTTGGCACGCTGCCCCCAAAAACCACTTGCTTAAGCCGATACACTCGCTATTTTGACTTTGAACTTCTACTCTTCTGGCCATGACTATTAGGCCGCCAGCGAAGCGCTCACACTTGCCCCAGCCAAGAGGCGGGTGGAAGTGTCTGTCGCACGTGTGCCCCACCGCTTGCGGTGGGAGAGGCTCGTGGGCCTTCACTGCAGTAGATGCATGTAGACACGTTGTAACCGGCATAGTCTGGCGAAACGAATCTACCCCCACCGCAAGTGGTGGGGCATCGATGCGAGCATTCCTTGCGCTCACATCAGGTCTTTCCGCCCAGCGGCTTCGGTCAACTCGTTGTTAGATACTCCCAAGTTCGGTGACGGCGGTAAGTGTGCGTACCTATGGCTCTGTCTCTGAACAGGTTCGTTGCTCTGACTATCGTGACGTCTGTCACCCTTGCGATCTGTCCGACGAATGCTGAATTGCAGTGGCCCGTCCCAACTCGTGCGACCCCTCTGTCACACGGATGGCGAGAGATCCCTGTCGAGAGCCCCAATGGACGTGACAGTGGAGTCTCCGTCGTGTCATCCGACTATGCCGGAGCGGTACCAGGCGGCAAGAGTTCGAGCTGTCCGTCATCGGTCGAGATACAATTGCCCATCCCGTACATGGCTCATCGCTTCGATAGTGTGCGCTTGATAACTGAACTGTATTCTCAGGATGTACAGAACAATGTCGTAGTCCGTTACGATGTCGACACTACACTGAGTTATACAGTAACGCCATTGCCGGGAACCGACGGTCTTCCCTGGATTGCGGCCGATTTGGACGACGACGGTGAGATTGAGCTGGTTACTCAAATCAGTGACGACTTGAACATCTACTCAGCGCCAGACTGGACACTAAGGGCGAGATCTGTTTGGCCGGGAATGAACATTGTCTCTCATGCCACTGCGGTGAACATCGACAGCGATCCGTACATTGAGATATTTGCGCTTCCGAACAGTGTCTTCAACTCCCGAGCGATCATAATCAAGTATGATGAGATTCTGGATACCTTCAAGGTCATCTCGGACATCGAAGGCGTGGAGTGGGCAAGAGGACAGTCCGCTGTCGCGGACTTCGATGATGACGGACGAGTGGAATTTATTGCCGGAAATCAGCTTGGATATGCACTGTTTGAATGGCAGAATGCCGGCCTTGCCTACATGGGACAAGTTGGCGGGGCACACTTGGCCAATGACTTCTTTGCAGCCACAGTCAAGCCCTATCCGGACGGCAATCTCTATGCGCTCTTAAGCCATAACTCGACTAGTGGGCTGTATCGATACGAATTGATAAGTGCCAGCGGTGACAATCAATTCGAGATCATTGACACGATCTCGCAGCAGACTGGATTTACTGGCTACGCACCATGCTGGGGCGCCGATACTGATTGTGATGGCATTGACGAGATGGCAATGACATTCTCCCCATGGTATAAGGTTATTCAATGGCATCCCGACACACAGGATTTTGTAGAGAGCTGCCAGTGGCATGAAAACGACATCGGCGGACTATATCAGTGGTACGACCTCGATCTCGATCAGGACGGCTCTTCAGAATGGGGTACGATTAATCACAACTTCGTCTTTTACGACTTCCCCGACCCCGAAAGTGTCTTCTGTGATTCTGTCGGTCGCTGCCTATACGCCGACAGCACCTGCTACTGTTTCTGCTTTGGCGATCCGCAGTGCGACAGCGTGACCAATGTCTTCGATGTCGTCAAGTCTGTCGATGTGGCCTTCCGAAGCGCGCCTCCCGTCGGCGACCCGTACCCCCTCTGCCCGCGCGATCGTACCGACGTTTCCTGCGACGGGGTCACCAATGTCTTCGACGTCGTGGCATTCGTGGATGTCGCCTTCCGATCCGCCGATCCAGCCATCGCATTCTGCAATCCCTGCACGCCGTAGACTTCTCTCAGTGACTGCTCCACTAACCCTTATGGCATGTAGGGGTACGATCACTGGCTTCCCGCCAAATCCACGCGGCGAGCCACCGACTAAAGTCAGTGGCACCAGTCGTATTCCCGCCCCTATCTTCCCCCGATGCCCGACCCCGTCTTCATCATCACGTTCCTGCCGGTTCTGCTCTTCTCGCTGACATTTCATGAAGCGGCGCATGCGTGGATGGCGGCGCGACTGGGCGATCCCACCGCGCGCATGCTCGGACGGCTCTCACTTAATCCGCTGGTGCATCTGGACCTCTTCGGGACGCTCATGCTGTTTCTCTCGGGGTTTCGCTTCGGCTGGGCCAAGCCGGTGCCGGTCGATCCGCGCAACTTCGCCGACCCCAAGCGCGGCATCTTCCTGACCGCGGCCGCCGGACCGGCATCGAACATCATCCTCGCCATCGTGTGCGGAATCGTGATCCGCTCGCTGATTGCCGGGGGTTGGGGGACGACAGTCAATGAGGGATTCATCGCCGGGCTGGGACGCATCGTCGGGCAGGGGCTGATCACCAATCTGGCGCTCGCATTCTTCAACTTGATCCCGCTGCCGCCGTTGGACGGCTCCAAGATTCTCTACGGTCTCGCACCGCATGAATGGGATGCCGCGCTCTTCCGTCTGGAGCAGGTCGGCCCGATGATTCTCATGGCAGTGATCTTCGCGGGGTTCTTCTTCAAGTTCTCGCTGATCTGGCTCTTCATCGGCCCGCCAGTGAGCATGATCGCACAGGCATTCTCCGGTGTGCCGCTCGGCATCCTCATGGCGCTGATCTATGCTTGAGGGCGCTGCGCGACGGGGGTAAGTTGCGCCGTGCTGTCTCCCTGGAATCCATGCAGTCGCCTCACGTTACGCGCGGCGGTCATCGCCCTGTCCGTGTTCGGCTTGCTCTCCTGCTCCCGTCCCCCCTGGCCGTCAGCCGACGAAGCCGGACGCGACGTCCGCGACCGCCTCAACGAACGCGCCGAACTGACCGAATCAGCGACCTATCGCATCCGCTGGGAAGCGGTCGGCACCGATCCCCACGGGATCATCCTCGTCGATATTGCCTATCAAAAGCCCGAGAAGTTCTGGATCTCGGCGGAGGGACCATTCGGCTTGCCCAGTTTTACCGCGGTTTTGGTCGGCGACTCATTTTGGTATGTCGATCATCAGCAGGAAGTCCTCGTTTGCGACCTCATCGACAGTCTGGGCAGGTACAATGTCCCGATGCCGGAATTTTTCTCCGGTGAGTGGCGCGCTATCTTCTCCGGCGGCTGGGGCGGGCACGAAACAATAGCTGGTATGATGCTGGGCTTTCTGCCCGGAACGAAGCGCAACCGATACGAGCTGGCGTCCGGAGGCACGATCTGGACAGTCGACTGGCATCACGGACACCGTGCTCCCAAATCGATGCTGATAGAAACCCTCAGCCCCGACAGCACCGTGATGAACGTCGATGTGCGCTTCAGCTCTCACCGCGACCGCTATCCGTTCTGGGAGATCAAACGGCTGATCGTCAAAGGACTTCCCGGCGGCGGCGAGCATCGCTGGTATCTCCGCAGGCAAAACTACAACATCGCGATTCCCGAACGGTACTTTCGCATCCCGACCCCGAAGGGGAGATGACTGAGTCCCGGGTGGGAAGTTGAATCGTTCTTGACCTATTGTGGCGCATGAAGTAAATCGACCAAAGTGTATGAGGCACGGCGACTTGCAGAATATGTCGTGCCATTTCCAACACGTGTGTTATACTGGGCCTGCACGACGGAATCAGCTCCCAAGGGGAGCGTCGGCTACGTAGCAGGGAAAGGTCGGGAGAAGATTCTGTGAGGAGGCAATCGATGAGAACAATGTTGCGGACCGCCAGCGCTGTAGGACTGGCCATCCTGTTTCTGTCGCCGTTTATGGGCGGCTGTGCCTTCAACTGCCCATCGGAGGTGACCGAGGGCTGGCGCGAGAGCGCGGGCACAACCGAGGCGCGCGCAAAGACGCAGACTCAGGACGGCGCCAGTCAGAGCGATCTCGATGACCTGCGCAATCGGATCGCCGACCTTGAGCGACGTCTGGCCGCCAACGAGCAACTGGCCGAAGACGCGATGAACGAAGCCGAGAAGGCGCTCAAGTGCTGCCGTCATGAGTACACGGTTCTATCCACCGAAGAAGTCTATTTCGACTTCAACAAATATGACATCAAGTCGGAGTACTACGATGACTTGGACCGCGTCGGGGAGAAATTAAAAGCCGACCCGGACCTCATTTGCGAGATTGGCGGACACTGTGATGCCATCGGCGGCACCGACTACAACATCGTTCTGGGCCAGAAGCGCGCCGATGCGGCCCGTCAGTACCTGATCAGCAAGCACCAGATCAATCTGGGACGCATCGCCATCCGCACATTCGGCAAGGATGCACCGATCGCCACCAACGACAGCGATCAGGGGCGCTCGAAGAATCGCCGTGTGACGATCGACGTCCTGGGATTCGCTCCATAAACGATTCGCCGGTCAATCATACGAGAGGCGGGACCACATGGTCCCGCCTCTTT
It contains:
- a CDS encoding OmpA family protein, translating into MRTMLRTASAVGLAILFLSPFMGGCAFNCPSEVTEGWRESAGTTEARAKTQTQDGASQSDLDDLRNRIADLERRLAANEQLAEDAMNEAEKALKCCRHEYTVLSTEEVYFDFNKYDIKSEYYDDLDRVGEKLKADPDLICEIGGHCDAIGGTDYNIVLGQKRADAARQYLISKHQINLGRIAIRTFGKDAPIATNDSDQGRSKNRRVTIDVLGFAP
- a CDS encoding site-2 protease family protein → MPDPVFIITFLPVLLFSLTFHEAAHAWMAARLGDPTARMLGRLSLNPLVHLDLFGTLMLFLSGFRFGWAKPVPVDPRNFADPKRGIFLTAAAGPASNIILAIVCGIVIRSLIAGGWGTTVNEGFIAGLGRIVGQGLITNLALAFFNLIPLPPLDGSKILYGLAPHEWDAALFRLEQVGPMILMAVIFAGFFFKFSLIWLFIGPPVSMIAQAFSGVPLGILMALIYA